The following are from one region of the Shinella zoogloeoides genome:
- a CDS encoding TIGR02594 family protein, with protein sequence MLKPTGLAWIDKAAGYIGEQEIKGGKHNPLIIDWWKAIGASWFKDDETPWCGAFVGGVLAEVGIKPLPGGKGASARAWNEFGVKLLKPAVGCIVIFSRNGGGHVGFVVGKDQKGNLMVLGGNQADGVNIKPFATSRVLGYRWPSVFPAESRFNLPVITSDGRLSTNEA encoded by the coding sequence ATGTTGAAGCCCACCGGACTCGCTTGGATCGACAAGGCCGCCGGTTATATCGGCGAGCAAGAGATCAAGGGCGGGAAGCACAATCCGCTGATCATTGACTGGTGGAAGGCCATCGGCGCCTCCTGGTTCAAGGACGACGAGACGCCCTGGTGTGGCGCATTCGTCGGCGGGGTTCTGGCGGAAGTCGGCATCAAGCCTCTTCCGGGAGGTAAAGGGGCCTCCGCCCGTGCGTGGAATGAGTTCGGCGTCAAGCTCCTGAAGCCGGCCGTTGGCTGCATCGTCATCTTCTCGCGCAACGGCGGCGGGCATGTCGGCTTCGTCGTCGGAAAAGACCAGAAGGGAAACCTGATGGTGCTCGGCGGCAACCAGGCCGACGGCGTGAATATCAAGCCCTTCGCGACGTCCCGCGTGCTCGGATATCGCTGGCCCTCCGTCTTCCCCGCCGAATCCCGTTTCAACCTTCCGGTCATCACGAGCGACGGCCGCCTTTCCACAAACGAGGCATAA
- a CDS encoding ATP-dependent DNA ligase encodes MDATQALDLIEKIAAEGSRNGKEELLAQLLATDIGKFIVKWSYDPFITYGIKPTRHASNLGEKIAFDIDGIESVLTKLAQRELTGNAAADVVTACLKASDETANELLWRILNKDLRCGIAESTIQKVMPGLIPVFAVMRAHHYEEKRIKTWPQVVEPKLDGYRFTFLCRDGSGGFFTRSGKRAPAAEHLVEPMIQMALKAVAESNNLELMTTLSTKPGHLGSYARSSLNFMVDGEMVVNDSFAEAGALRRKSETADGARFHVFDFMTFADFDATGSVGQVYMKRRELVEQLVGYADETIITKTPRYLVNSHKEIHDLYTKFQARGLEGAMVKDPQGLYDKKKSYGWLKIKAEETEDLPVVGAFPGEPGTKYETCLGGLIVDRNGVEVRVGGGFSDKERAELWDLWLRDETRMDNPPVYDGELELLKRLIEVEYHEVTPDGSLRHPRFKRFRDDKAGEIEDKEKKAA; translated from the coding sequence ATGGATGCGACACAGGCTCTCGACCTCATCGAGAAGATTGCGGCTGAAGGGTCGCGCAACGGCAAAGAGGAGTTGCTCGCGCAGCTCCTGGCCACCGACATCGGCAAGTTTATCGTGAAGTGGTCCTATGACCCGTTCATCACCTACGGGATCAAGCCGACCCGTCATGCCTCGAACCTCGGCGAGAAGATCGCCTTCGACATCGATGGCATCGAAAGCGTGCTCACGAAGCTGGCGCAACGCGAGCTGACCGGCAATGCAGCCGCCGATGTTGTGACGGCCTGCCTGAAGGCGTCGGACGAGACGGCCAACGAGCTGCTTTGGCGCATCCTCAACAAGGATCTGCGCTGCGGCATCGCCGAATCCACCATCCAGAAGGTCATGCCTGGCCTGATCCCGGTCTTTGCCGTGATGCGCGCCCATCACTACGAGGAAAAGCGCATCAAGACCTGGCCCCAGGTGGTCGAACCTAAGCTCGATGGCTATCGCTTCACATTCCTGTGCCGCGACGGATCCGGCGGCTTCTTCACCCGGTCCGGCAAGCGCGCGCCGGCGGCCGAACACTTGGTCGAACCGATGATCCAGATGGCGCTGAAGGCGGTCGCCGAGTCGAACAATCTGGAACTCATGACGACGCTCAGCACGAAGCCGGGTCATCTGGGAAGCTACGCTCGTTCGAGCCTGAATTTCATGGTCGACGGCGAAATGGTCGTGAATGACAGCTTCGCCGAAGCTGGCGCGCTCCGTCGCAAGAGCGAAACGGCCGATGGCGCACGGTTCCACGTCTTCGACTTCATGACCTTCGCCGACTTTGACGCGACGGGCTCGGTCGGTCAGGTTTACATGAAGCGGCGTGAACTGGTGGAACAGCTCGTCGGGTATGCTGACGAGACGATCATCACCAAGACGCCGCGCTACCTGGTCAACAGCCACAAGGAAATCCACGATCTCTACACCAAATTCCAGGCGCGCGGCCTCGAAGGTGCGATGGTCAAGGATCCGCAGGGGCTTTACGACAAGAAGAAGTCCTACGGCTGGCTCAAGATCAAGGCCGAGGAAACCGAAGATCTCCCGGTTGTCGGTGCGTTCCCCGGTGAGCCCGGCACCAAATACGAAACCTGCCTCGGCGGCCTGATTGTCGATCGCAACGGCGTCGAGGTGCGCGTTGGCGGCGGCTTCTCGGACAAAGAGCGCGCCGAACTCTGGGATCTGTGGCTTCGCGACGAGACACGCATGGACAATCCTCCGGTCTATGACGGCGAGTTGGAGCTCCTCAAGCGCTTGATCGAGGTCGAATATCACGAAGTCACGCCCGACGGCTCGCTGCGACACCCCCGCTTCAAGCGCTTCCGCGACGACAAGGCGGGCGAGATAGAGGACAAGGAGAAGAAAGCGGCGTAA
- a CDS encoding WGR domain-containing protein produces the protein MSHKGGTKDYFLTLVVNAQGRAIVIRRWGAKGATGQVRVKKFASQLEAEVDYQKELDHRQSGSKGYRITDSKTLQIEKREAFPFVVGRTVFPKIGPANVQHLDPTYDTTGMREPESNRDDDDNFIGNATRHVTIDPDVVARAEAARKEAELAEMKQNPKFGRF, from the coding sequence TTGTCCCATAAGGGCGGAACGAAGGACTATTTCCTCACCCTCGTCGTGAACGCGCAGGGAAGGGCGATCGTCATTCGTCGCTGGGGCGCCAAAGGCGCTACGGGACAGGTGAGAGTCAAGAAGTTTGCCAGCCAGCTTGAAGCGGAGGTGGACTACCAGAAGGAGCTGGACCACCGTCAGTCTGGCAGCAAAGGCTACCGCATCACGGACAGCAAGACGCTCCAGATCGAGAAGCGCGAGGCTTTCCCGTTCGTCGTCGGGCGCACGGTGTTTCCGAAGATCGGCCCCGCAAACGTTCAGCATCTCGATCCTACCTACGACACGACCGGCATGCGCGAGCCCGAGAGCAACCGAGATGACGACGACAACTTCATCGGAAACGCCACGCGGCATGTCACCATCGATCCGGATGTTGTTGCACGCGCCGAGGCTGCTCGAAAGGAAGCCGAGCTGGCGGAGATGAAGCAGAACCCGAAGTTCGGGCGGTTCTGA
- a CDS encoding DnaB-like helicase C-terminal domain-containing protein yields the protein MSEEVLEQQSYEFDGAFQQKIVSLFMRDTQFAMRTKDLIKAEYFTEAASGAVVNMVQEHLKTYKAAPDPRIIPTLLKDAFAAKRIRPDMKDDVVAVVKGALGKNVDLSNSNYVLDKVKDFARHQAVEQAIMASLPALEKKDWKSIEKLMKGALSVGASVDSQDYDYWKEIDSRTIRREDIKAGRLVKRGITTGYTGMDAYLFHAGWGRRELSCLMGAAKAGKSLGLGDFTKNASLAGFNAFYGSCEVASWIIAERIDAALSDTMIKDLAVDPATVKAKIQAMEAKSGAFKMRDFASGTLKPSQLHRIIEEYRNDGIIFDLITVDYADIMASEYRSDNLQENLRTIYIDLRAIAHEFDAALLTATQTNRDGAKAATAKATDVGDDWNKARTVDILIGINATDAEKAAGEARLYWALSRNTEDGFSLRIRQNRQKMQFLNKIIARE from the coding sequence GTGAGCGAGGAGGTTCTTGAGCAGCAGTCCTACGAGTTCGATGGCGCCTTCCAGCAGAAGATCGTCTCGCTGTTCATGCGCGACACACAGTTCGCCATGCGCACCAAGGATCTGATCAAGGCGGAGTATTTCACCGAAGCTGCCTCCGGCGCCGTCGTGAACATGGTTCAGGAGCACCTGAAGACCTACAAGGCCGCGCCGGATCCCCGCATCATTCCGACACTGCTCAAGGATGCCTTCGCCGCCAAACGCATTCGTCCCGACATGAAGGACGATGTGGTCGCTGTCGTAAAGGGCGCGCTCGGCAAGAACGTCGACCTCAGCAACTCGAATTACGTCCTCGACAAGGTGAAGGACTTCGCTCGTCACCAGGCTGTCGAGCAGGCGATCATGGCGTCACTTCCGGCTCTCGAAAAAAAGGACTGGAAGTCCATCGAGAAGCTGATGAAGGGCGCGCTGTCGGTCGGCGCTTCGGTGGACAGCCAGGACTACGACTACTGGAAGGAAATCGATAGCCGGACCATCCGGCGCGAAGACATCAAGGCAGGCCGCCTAGTCAAGCGTGGCATCACGACAGGCTACACCGGCATGGATGCCTATCTCTTCCACGCCGGATGGGGTCGCCGTGAGCTGTCGTGCCTCATGGGCGCTGCGAAGGCAGGTAAATCGCTCGGCCTTGGTGACTTTACCAAGAACGCCTCCCTGGCCGGCTTCAACGCCTTCTACGGGTCGTGCGAAGTCGCCTCGTGGATCATCGCCGAGCGTATCGACGCCGCGCTCTCCGACACCATGATCAAGGATCTGGCGGTCGATCCCGCTACCGTGAAAGCGAAGATCCAGGCAATGGAGGCAAAGTCTGGCGCCTTCAAGATGCGGGATTTCGCGTCCGGCACCTTGAAGCCGTCTCAGCTCCACCGGATCATCGAGGAGTATCGCAACGACGGCATCATCTTCGATCTGATCACGGTCGACTACGCCGACATCATGGCCTCCGAGTATCGCTCGGACAACCTCCAGGAAAACCTGCGCACGATCTATATCGATCTCCGCGCCATCGCCCACGAATTCGACGCGGCTTTGCTCACGGCCACCCAGACGAACCGTGACGGCGCCAAAGCTGCGACCGCCAAGGCGACTGACGTCGGCGACGACTGGAACAAGGCTCGAACCGTTGACATTCTGATCGGCATCAACGCGACCGATGCGGAAAAGGCCGCCGGCGAAGCGCGCTTGTATTGGGCTCTTTCGCGCAACACCGAAGATGGGTTCTCGCTGCGCATCCGCCAGAACCGCCAGAAGATGCAATTCCTCAACAAGATTATTGCGCGGGAATAG
- the repC gene encoding replication initiation protein RepC produces MQTVNTGWRRPARFVQPPEPAPETGATELFAAARLAVKALRLRPGARFVLDQLVGCYGGETIGGRYLVWPANEFLMERTGLSERGVRYAIRSLLDDGVISSKESANGKRFAIRSKNGQIRDAYGLDLSPLLFRLDEFKERCEEIQDARELRRRHFDEITICRRDTMELINAMTDADDLQSEFDRLVSLTPRRDSFASPDASLASWRTLHEVTKERYDTACGGNNSRLIENNKDTPDQSCQTASKNGVAKLALSDLTAVCPDAMDYMEAPRTERDLVNGAGRLRGSVGVHESAWFEAIEKLGPVAAGATFFICLQHYEDDRKRKNAIRNFGGFFRAFVRRVADKQIDLVEEIRGMRRRRAH; encoded by the coding sequence ATGCAGACGGTTAACACCGGCTGGCGAAGGCCTGCGCGCTTCGTTCAGCCACCGGAGCCTGCGCCCGAGACGGGCGCAACCGAACTATTCGCAGCGGCGCGACTTGCCGTCAAAGCACTCCGCCTCCGACCGGGGGCAAGGTTCGTCCTTGACCAGCTCGTCGGCTGCTACGGCGGCGAGACGATTGGCGGCCGTTACCTGGTTTGGCCGGCGAACGAGTTCCTCATGGAGCGGACAGGGTTGTCAGAGCGTGGCGTGCGCTACGCGATCAGGTCGCTTCTTGATGACGGCGTGATCAGCTCGAAGGAGTCAGCCAACGGCAAGCGCTTTGCAATCCGCTCCAAGAACGGACAGATACGCGATGCCTACGGCCTCGATCTCTCCCCTTTGCTTTTCCGCCTCGACGAGTTCAAGGAGCGCTGCGAGGAGATCCAGGACGCGCGCGAGCTTCGCCGGCGGCATTTCGATGAGATCACTATTTGCCGGCGCGACACTATGGAGTTGATCAACGCCATGACCGACGCAGACGACCTCCAGAGCGAATTCGATCGCCTTGTGTCCCTCACACCTCGTCGGGACAGCTTCGCGAGCCCTGACGCTTCTCTGGCGTCTTGGCGCACGCTCCATGAAGTGACGAAAGAGAGATATGATACCGCCTGTGGGGGCAATAACAGCCGTCTCATTGAAAACAACAAAGATACCCCTGACCAGTCTTGTCAAACGGCTTCGAAAAATGGTGTGGCGAAACTCGCGCTTAGTGATCTGACGGCAGTCTGCCCGGATGCGATGGACTATATGGAGGCGCCGCGAACCGAGCGCGATCTGGTAAACGGCGCCGGCCGGCTGCGCGGATCCGTCGGGGTGCATGAAAGCGCCTGGTTCGAGGCGATCGAGAAGCTTGGGCCGGTCGCGGCCGGCGCGACATTCTTTATCTGCCTGCAACACTACGAGGATGATCGAAAACGCAAGAACGCAATTCGGAACTTCGGCGGGTTCTTCCGCGCATTCGTGCGGCGCGTGGCCGACAAGCAGATAGACCTGGTGGAGGAAATTCGCGGGATGCGCCGACGACGCGCGCACTAG
- a CDS encoding PhoH family protein: MSKPKKSVARQTRRDVRASSRDHSKLIASVDRSLPQAPTPVRREPVKPLTAGQKRYDVAIASKDIIFGQGPAGTGKTWYAVQKAAEAYKAGLIRKIYVTRPAIEVGEGMGFLPGELDEKFAPYLIPLKEAFCEALGSGHYEYCLKAGVIEPVPLAFIRGRTLKDAWVLADEMQNATKSEFKALLTRIGENAKFIVNGDTSQIDEKIGGSSGLEDAIRRIGNHSQVSVITFGRSEIVRSGLCQDIVEAYEGPKPK, translated from the coding sequence ATGTCCAAGCCCAAGAAGTCCGTCGCCCGCCAAACCCGTCGCGACGTGCGCGCCTCTTCGCGTGACCACTCCAAGCTGATCGCTTCCGTCGATCGATCCCTTCCCCAGGCGCCGACGCCCGTTCGCCGTGAACCTGTGAAGCCGCTTACCGCTGGGCAGAAGCGTTACGACGTCGCCATCGCAAGCAAGGACATCATCTTCGGCCAGGGACCGGCTGGCACGGGCAAGACCTGGTATGCCGTTCAGAAGGCCGCCGAGGCTTACAAGGCAGGGCTGATCAGGAAGATTTACGTGACCCGCCCGGCGATCGAGGTGGGCGAGGGCATGGGCTTTCTCCCTGGTGAGCTGGACGAGAAGTTTGCGCCCTACCTGATTCCGCTCAAGGAAGCATTCTGCGAGGCGCTCGGCTCCGGTCATTACGAATACTGCCTGAAGGCCGGCGTCATCGAGCCGGTGCCTCTGGCGTTCATTCGCGGTCGCACCCTGAAGGACGCCTGGGTGCTCGCCGACGAAATGCAGAATGCCACCAAATCCGAGTTCAAGGCGCTGCTGACCCGTATCGGCGAGAACGCCAAGTTCATCGTCAACGGCGATACCTCGCAGATCGATGAGAAGATCGGCGGATCGTCCGGCCTGGAAGATGCTATTCGGCGGATCGGCAACCACAGCCAGGTCTCCGTGATCACCTTCGGGCGCAGCGAGATCGTCCGCTCCGGCCTTTGCCAGGATATCGTCGAAGCTTACGAGGGGCCGAAACCTAAGTAA